One genomic region from Solidesulfovibrio fructosivorans JJ] encodes:
- a CDS encoding PAS domain S-box protein — translation MGITRQNGEDAPERLVSLKPARITLVYLLVGILWILLSDRLVSSLFRDDPDLLLRVSSYKGLGFVVITSLLLFILLYRHVAAFRRKEHELRESREQYRLVVESAPDAILIHDGVRFVFANPEAAKLFGAASPEAIVGQDVLKFVHEDSQDATTERMRRNMLLQGPARLREQRYLRLDGTPIEVEVAAVPFALDATAGALVFVRDISRRKSIERDLRERDRAYRLLADNSHDVIFTMDPRLRPTYVSPSIRRLRGVSVKEVMAETIEQMMTPASAARVRQAAERLIVDDKVDPNFVSRLELELRRKEGGTVWAEAVVRPYFDAGGEFLGVVGVLRDLTERRAVEAELRRSREFLGMLVEAIPDPVFVKDKEHRFVLVNGALCAMLRQPAEAIVGATDYDFVAREEADVFIARDNIVLETGNEDLFEERFTDKEGRGHTLVTRKGLFVDASGARFIVGVIRDVTQDKVRERQLRDSLLEKEVLLKEVHHRVKNNLQVISSLLFLQKDAIADPAVQEIFEESRNRIASMALIHEELYRSGDLARVDLKEYLERLVPKVVQSLRGQKSIGFALNLAECRVTVDKAIPFGLIINELVTNAAKHAFADRQEGNIRLTVTREGVQVQAVVEDDGVGLPQNFHPDAVKSLGMQLIVQLTRQLRGVLTFGPASPGSVFRLRFSLGDEIA, via the coding sequence ATGGGCATAACGCGACAAAACGGTGAGGACGCCCCGGAAAGGCTGGTCAGCCTCAAACCCGCGCGGATCACCCTGGTCTATTTGCTGGTCGGTATCCTCTGGATCCTTTTGTCCGACCGACTGGTTTCTTCCCTGTTCCGCGACGATCCCGACCTGTTGCTGCGGGTCTCCTCCTACAAGGGGCTTGGGTTTGTCGTCATCACCTCGCTGCTGCTTTTCATCCTCCTGTATCGCCATGTGGCCGCCTTTCGGCGTAAGGAACACGAACTGCGCGAAAGCCGCGAACAGTATCGGCTGGTGGTGGAAAGCGCGCCCGACGCCATACTCATCCACGACGGGGTCCGGTTTGTTTTCGCCAATCCGGAGGCCGCCAAGCTTTTCGGCGCGGCAAGCCCTGAAGCGATCGTGGGCCAGGACGTTCTGAAGTTCGTGCACGAGGATTCCCAGGACGCCACGACGGAGCGAATGCGGCGAAACATGCTGCTCCAGGGACCGGCGCGGCTTCGGGAACAGCGCTACCTGCGTCTGGACGGCACGCCCATCGAGGTGGAGGTGGCCGCCGTGCCGTTCGCGCTTGACGCCACGGCCGGGGCCTTGGTGTTCGTTCGCGACATCTCGCGCCGCAAGAGCATCGAACGCGACCTGCGGGAACGCGACCGTGCCTACCGTCTGCTGGCCGACAATTCCCACGACGTCATTTTCACCATGGACCCGCGATTACGCCCGACCTACGTCAGCCCTTCGATCCGCCGGCTTCGCGGGGTGAGCGTCAAGGAGGTCATGGCCGAAACCATCGAGCAGATGATGACGCCCGCTTCGGCCGCCCGTGTGCGTCAGGCGGCCGAGCGGCTGATCGTCGACGACAAGGTCGATCCCAACTTCGTCAGCCGCCTGGAGCTGGAGTTGCGCCGCAAGGAAGGCGGGACGGTCTGGGCGGAAGCGGTGGTGCGGCCGTACTTCGACGCCGGGGGCGAGTTCCTGGGCGTGGTGGGCGTTTTGCGCGATCTGACCGAGCGCCGGGCCGTGGAAGCCGAATTGCGCCGTTCCCGCGAGTTTTTGGGCATGCTCGTGGAAGCTATTCCCGATCCGGTCTTCGTCAAGGACAAGGAACACCGGTTCGTGCTGGTCAACGGGGCGCTTTGCGCCATGCTTCGCCAGCCGGCGGAAGCGATCGTCGGCGCGACGGACTATGATTTCGTGGCCCGGGAAGAAGCGGATGTGTTCATCGCCCGCGACAATATCGTTTTGGAAACCGGGAACGAGGACCTCTTCGAGGAACGGTTCACGGACAAGGAGGGGCGGGGGCATACCCTGGTCACGCGCAAGGGGCTTTTCGTCGACGCTTCGGGGGCGCGCTTCATCGTGGGAGTCATTCGCGACGTCACCCAGGACAAGGTGCGGGAGCGGCAGTTGCGCGATTCGCTTCTGGAAAAGGAAGTGCTGCTCAAGGAAGTGCACCACCGGGTCAAAAACAACCTGCAAGTCATTTCCAGCCTGCTTTTTCTGCAAAAAGACGCCATCGCGGACCCGGCGGTCCAGGAGATTTTCGAGGAAAGCCGCAACCGCATCGCTTCCATGGCGCTCATTCACGAAGAGCTTTACCGCTCGGGCGATCTGGCCCGGGTGGACCTCAAGGAGTACCTGGAGCGGCTGGTGCCCAAGGTGGTCCAGTCGCTGCGGGGGCAAAAAAGCATCGGCTTCGCCCTGAACCTGGCCGAATGCCGCGTCACCGTGGACAAGGCCATCCCGTTCGGGCTCATCATCAACGAGTTGGTGACCAACGCCGCCAAGCACGCCTTTGCCGACCGCCAGGAGGGAAATATCCGTCTGACGGTGACCCGGGAAGGCGTTCAGGTACAGGCCGTGGTGGAGGACGATGGCGTGGGCTTGCCGCAAAACTTCCATCCCGACGCGGTCAAATCCCTCGGCATGCAGCTGATTGTGCAGCTCACGCGCCAATTGCGCGGGGTTTTGACCTTTGGTCCCGCCTCACCGGGTTCGGTTTTCCGGCTGCGTTTTTCCTTGGGCGACGAGATCGCCTAA
- the priA gene encoding replication restart helicase PriA, with the protein MTAAPSLAVALTAPPYAILTYTVPDGFTPEDFPVGLCLLVPVAGMLRAGVVWEVGTPPPEGVRLRPALWPLERRPACDADYLELVKNLASRHMAEPGRILGTLLPRGMRTSQVVFEVTESGLPRRIAAKALSRLAPAARAGLVAAWREGTMGCRLSEEAADPLCALAADPPWPVRPGAARQIAVLDALCDVGPMPLSDLKKKCGPDTLTVLRRLVGLGLVRLDDGAGAAECAVGPLAERGGETSLAAMPPLTTAQAAALESLGPVIEAPDGAARLVFGVTGSGKTRLYMELAAKALARGRQVLLLAPEVALAARLHRAAAKAFPGCPPLLYHGYQPPAAREFAFRRSGGDDAPRLVVGTRSALFLPLRDIGLIVLDEEHDGAFKQEDRLPYQAKEVAFFRARRAGALLVLGSATPDVKTFHAAREGHVPMVRLPSRIGGGGMPAIELVDMRGAQKLTSVAGQRETGDRVGVLTDRAAAALAETVADGDQAMILLNRRGYAPLLFCLDCETPVRCPHCDLSLTYHKDRERLVCHYCGHSRPHPAPCPICGGASFLPMGVGAEMLEEQLAGILPAGTEVARLDKDIARRPERAEAILADFASGRAKVLVGTQMLSKGHHFPDVTLVIAADADLGRNLPDYRASERTFQLLTQLAGRAGRGERPGSVLIQTRMPDDPFFQFVVKGDFEGFFELELSRRKRLCYPPFTRLGLARVSFPREWEAGLTAVAAAGEAMRQVAAKLGVRVLGPAPAPLALVAGRRRFHCLLKSPDWQCVRRVFAAGREALAGAAKVRFTLDLDPVDML; encoded by the coding sequence ATGACCGCCGCCCCCTCGCTGGCCGTCGCCCTGACGGCCCCGCCCTATGCCATCCTGACCTATACCGTGCCGGACGGTTTCACCCCCGAGGACTTTCCGGTCGGGTTGTGCCTGCTTGTGCCGGTTGCCGGCATGTTGCGGGCCGGCGTGGTCTGGGAGGTCGGGACGCCGCCGCCCGAAGGCGTTCGCCTGCGTCCGGCGCTGTGGCCCCTGGAGCGCCGTCCGGCCTGCGACGCCGACTATCTGGAACTGGTGAAAAATCTGGCCAGCCGGCACATGGCCGAGCCCGGCCGCATTTTGGGAACGCTGTTGCCGCGGGGCATGCGCACTTCCCAGGTGGTTTTCGAGGTGACCGAATCCGGCCTGCCCCGGCGCATCGCGGCCAAGGCGCTTTCCCGCCTTGCCCCGGCGGCCCGGGCCGGACTGGTCGCCGCTTGGCGGGAAGGGACCATGGGCTGTAGGCTGTCCGAGGAAGCGGCCGACCCGTTGTGCGCCCTTGCCGCCGATCCGCCCTGGCCGGTGCGTCCCGGCGCGGCCCGCCAGATAGCGGTCCTCGATGCCCTGTGCGACGTCGGCCCCATGCCGCTTTCCGACCTCAAGAAAAAGTGCGGCCCGGATACGCTCACCGTCTTGCGCCGGCTGGTGGGGCTCGGGCTGGTGCGCCTCGACGACGGCGCCGGCGCGGCGGAGTGTGCGGTCGGGCCTCTCGCGGAGCGGGGCGGGGAGACGTCCCTGGCCGCCATGCCGCCTCTGACCACCGCCCAGGCGGCCGCCCTGGAAAGTCTGGGGCCGGTGATCGAGGCCCCGGACGGCGCGGCGCGGCTGGTCTTCGGCGTGACCGGCAGCGGCAAGACGCGTCTTTATATGGAACTTGCCGCCAAGGCCCTGGCGAGGGGGCGGCAGGTGCTGCTGCTCGCTCCGGAAGTGGCCTTGGCCGCCCGGCTCCACCGGGCCGCCGCCAAGGCTTTTCCGGGCTGCCCGCCCTTGCTCTACCACGGCTACCAGCCGCCGGCCGCGCGCGAATTCGCCTTTCGCCGCTCTGGCGGGGACGACGCGCCGCGGCTTGTGGTCGGCACCCGTTCGGCCCTTTTTTTGCCTCTTCGCGACATCGGGCTGATCGTCCTCGACGAGGAGCACGACGGCGCGTTCAAGCAGGAGGACCGGCTGCCGTACCAGGCCAAGGAAGTGGCCTTTTTCCGGGCGCGTCGGGCCGGGGCCCTGCTTGTGCTCGGTTCGGCCACGCCCGACGTCAAGACCTTCCATGCCGCCCGGGAAGGCCATGTGCCCATGGTGCGCCTGCCCTCCCGTATCGGCGGCGGCGGCATGCCGGCCATCGAACTGGTGGACATGCGCGGGGCGCAAAAACTCACCTCCGTGGCCGGGCAGCGCGAAACCGGCGACCGGGTGGGCGTGTTGACCGACCGGGCCGCCGCCGCCTTGGCCGAGACCGTGGCCGATGGCGACCAGGCCATGATTCTCCTCAACCGCCGTGGCTATGCGCCGCTTCTTTTCTGCCTCGACTGCGAGACCCCGGTGCGTTGCCCCCATTGCGATCTGTCGCTCACCTACCACAAGGACCGGGAACGGCTGGTCTGCCATTATTGCGGCCACAGCCGGCCCCACCCCGCGCCGTGTCCGATCTGCGGCGGAGCGAGTTTCCTGCCCATGGGTGTGGGCGCGGAGATGCTTGAGGAGCAGTTGGCCGGCATTCTGCCGGCCGGGACCGAAGTGGCCCGCCTCGACAAGGACATCGCCCGGCGGCCCGAGCGGGCCGAGGCCATCCTGGCCGATTTCGCCTCGGGCCGGGCCAAGGTGCTGGTCGGCACCCAGATGCTCTCCAAGGGACATCATTTTCCGGACGTGACCCTGGTGATCGCGGCCGACGCGGATCTCGGGCGCAATCTGCCCGATTACCGGGCTTCGGAGCGGACCTTCCAACTGCTGACCCAGTTGGCCGGCCGGGCGGGCCGGGGAGAACGGCCGGGAAGTGTGCTCATCCAGACACGCATGCCCGACGATCCCTTTTTCCAATTTGTGGTAAAAGGTGATTTTGAAGGTTTTTTCGAACTGGAGCTTTCCCGGCGCAAGCGCTTGTGCTATCCTCCATTTACACGACTGGGACTTGCGCGCGTAAGCTTTCCCCGGGAGTGGGAGGCCGGCCTCACCGCCGTCGCCGCCGCGGGGGAGGCCATGCGCCAGGTCGCGGCCAAGCTCGGAGTGCGGGTGTTGGGGCCGGCCCCGGCGCCGTTGGCCCTGGTCGCCGGGCGCAGGCGGTTTCACTGCCTGCTCAAATCCCCGGACTGGCAGTGCGTGCGCCGGGTGTTCGCCGCCGGTCGGGAGGCCCTGGCCGGCGCGGCCAAGGTGCGCTTCACCCTGGATCTCGATCCTGTGGACATGTTGTAG